The Nostoc sp. 'Peltigera membranacea cyanobiont' N6 genome contains the following window.
ACAAACTCTAGTTTAAATCTTTCTAATGCCAGTTCTCTAGTGAATCAAGCAATTGCAAATACCGCAGGAAATAGTACACAAATTACAAACCCTAGTTTAAATCTTTCTAATGTCAGTTCTCTAGCAAGGCAGGTGATTTCTGATAACAACCTGCTACGCATCTATGGACAAACGGCCAATAATCTCACGTCACAGACAATTTCTAGTTTTAATAACTATGATGTTAGTTCTCTAGTGAGTCAGGGGATGTCTAACGACAAGGTGCTAGGCATCCACGCAGAAACAGTAAAATATCTGACATCAGAAACTATCGCTAGTTCTAGTAATTCTGATTTCAATTCTCCAACAGATCGGACAAATACAGAAACAGCAAAATATCTTATACCCGCCGAAGGTAATAACGGATTAGCCATTGATGAGAGCGATGTCTTCTCTGCGAGACGCTACGCGAACGACGGGCTACGCCTACGCTTTTCCGATCGCAAGTTTAGCTGAATCCTAGGGCGTGTTTTCAATTGTGGTTATAGTTTGAAAACACACCCTAGTAAGCTAAAACAGATCTAACTTGCATATTCAAATTTGCTCAATATCTTGTGGGGTAGGCAACATGAGCGCCCTGATTATGCAATTTAAATGCCGATTAGCTTACAACAGGCCGGAAATAAACAGACCATTCAAAATCAACGAAACGCTTACGCTGCATTAATTTTGAATTCTGCCTTGCGGTACTAGTCCCTATTCTTCCAGTAAGCTTCTCAACATCCAAGCTGTCTTTTCGTGTACTTGCATCCGTTGAGTTAATAAATCGGCAGTAGGTTCGTCGTTAACTTCCTCTGTGACGGGGAAAATAGACCGTGCAGTTCTGACTACGGCTTCTTGTCCTTCCACTAATAAGCGGATCATGTCCACAGCTTTGGGAACTCCGAGTGTTTCTGGAATCGAACTCAGTTTGGCATATTCGCTGTAGGTTCCTGGTGCGGGATAGCCAAGCGCTCTAATTCTCTCGGCTATTAAATCAACTGCTAAGGCTAATTCTGTATACTGGGTTTCAAACATCAAATGTAAGGTTTGGAACATCGGCCCCGTTACATTCCAATGGAAATTATGAGTTTTCAGATACAGTGTATAAGTGTCAGCCAACAGACGAGATAAACCCTCGGCAATTTTAGCCCTACTAGCCTCGTCAATGCCGATATTTACATTTTTGACTGTTACTTTCGATGACATAATTTTCTCCTAATTAGGTTATATGTAATTGGGGATTGGAAATTCGGCATTGGGAATTGGGCATTGGCAAGAAAATTAAGTCCCCATTTCTCATTCCCCATGCCCCATGCCTATTATCTATGCCAAGTGCATCTTTAAAACGCTGCGGGGTGCTTTACGGACTCTGGCTAAAACGGTTTCTTTGCCTAAACGCTGGCAAGCTTCATACCGATGGCAACCAGAAAAGCCATAATATTGTCCATCTACTTCTAGGACATCAATAGGTTCTTGTTGCCCAATCTCCGCAATCGATTCCATTAAGGCTTGTACTTTATTTGGATCGTTTACACGGGGCAATGGTCGTTTTATCTGATTTAATGGAATTTCTTGGACTCTTACCATAAGGAGTTTATCCAACTAGTTCTGTTTTGTACCTTTAAATAAATCATAGTCGTTATGACTTCGTTTTGCAATGTATATTTGGGGCAAAACTGGTAATGGTATCATTGGGGCACTCATGCGACAAAAAGACCGCGCTGCAAAGCAATTGGAAAATCAGCTCCAACGCCGCATTAAGGGGCAAAAGAGGCTTTCTACGAGAAGAGGCTCCGCCAACGCCAAGGATTACTTACTACCGCTTCTCTACGAGACGCTGTGCGAATGCTATCAGATAGCCATGAAATTTTCGTTTTGGCGTTTTTCCCACACTGTGCTAACAACATTTTGTCTATTGGGGCTGACTGCTGCATCAGGGCCTGAGAGCAATATCCAGGATATGGAATTGAAAATTGGGATTGTGCAGCGATTTGGCTCACAACCCACAGCCAAACTGCAACTGGAACCCACAAAAGGCGATCGCTTAAAGCTAAAATTTCAAGCGGGCAACAAGCAGCAAACCCTGGTAACAAAGAACCCCGTAAAGCTGGAAACAGTCATGCAAGCTTTACCCCAGCCAGATGTTGAAGAAATGGTAGTTTTAGGCACATACCGCACTTTTGAAACGGCAGAAGATAGTGCTAACAAATGGCGTTCTCAGGGAATAGAAGTGGAAATAGCCCAGCCAGAACGCTGGCAGGTTTGGGCTAAACGAGATGTTTATAGCACTCCTTTACTGCGACGCTTGCTTTTGCAGAACATCCAAGCTTCTACTAAAGAAAAAGTATATCTTGATACTAAAGTCTTAAAACAAGTGCCGCAAGTTAGTTGGGTGGTAGATGGTAAACGCTATAGCCCAAATGATTTAGAAATCAGCACTGATAAAAACTTGATTCGGGTGAATAAAAGCGAAAAACCAGAAAATGCTCGTCTTTATGCTGGGCAACTGAATTTGCAGCCAAATGCCTATGGCACATACACTCTAGTTAACCAAGTCCCCTTAGAAACTTATTTACGTGGGGTTGTGCCTTACGAAATAGGTACGGATGCACCAACTGCGGCACTGGAAGCCCAAGCAATTCTCGCCCGGACTTATGCTTTAAGAAATTTACGCAGGTTTGCCGCAGA
Protein-coding sequences here:
- a CDS encoding Dps family protein encodes the protein MSSKVTVKNVNIGIDEASRAKIAEGLSRLLADTYTLYLKTHNFHWNVTGPMFQTLHLMFETQYTELALAVDLIAERIRALGYPAPGTYSEYAKLSSIPETLGVPKAVDMIRLLVEGQEAVVRTARSIFPVTEEVNDEPTADLLTQRMQVHEKTAWMLRSLLEE
- a CDS encoding SpoIID/LytB domain-containing protein codes for the protein MRQKDRAAKQLENQLQRRIKGQKRLSTRRGSANAKDYLLPLLYETLCECYQIAMKFSFWRFSHTVLTTFCLLGLTAASGPESNIQDMELKIGIVQRFGSQPTAKLQLEPTKGDRLKLKFQAGNKQQTLVTKNPVKLETVMQALPQPDVEEMVVLGTYRTFETAEDSANKWRSQGIEVEIAQPERWQVWAKRDVYSTPLLRRLLLQNIQASTKEKVYLDTKVLKQVPQVSWVVDGKRYSPNDLEISTDKNLIRVNKSEKPENARLYAGQLNLQPNAYGTYTLVNQVPLETYLRGVVPYEIGTDAPTAALEAQAILARTYALRNLRRFAADNYQLCADTHCQVYYGLNGAAAKTDRAIASTRGKVVTYKNELVDALYSSTTGGVTASFSDVWNGDDRPYLRPVLDAATNFWDLSKQSLADEKNFQKFINIQQGFNESKWDAFRWHKETSLKDIIKDLQKFLQVKNSPHAKFKTIQAMAVVKRSQSGRILELAVKTDKSTFTLHKDEVRSAFAAPTSTLFYLEPLNKGKAELWGYAFIGGGLGHGVGLSQTGAQNLAKLGWSSPKILQFYYPGTEIRVLNKEIKP
- a CDS encoding ParB N-terminal domain-containing protein, with product MVRVQEIPLNQIKRPLPRVNDPNKVQALMESIAEIGQQEPIDVLEVDGQYYGFSGCHRYEACQRLGKETVLARVRKAPRSVLKMHLA